From one Phocaeicola salanitronis DSM 18170 genomic stretch:
- a CDS encoding MATE family efflux transporter → MNANNPHVLGEAPIGKLLWQYSIPAIIGMTLTSLYNIIDSIFIGHGVGALAITALAINFPLMNLLIAFSTLVGVGGATLSSIRLGQKDVQGAEDILGNVTILCVVNAVVFGSISLIFLDPILYFFGATEATIGYARQFMQVILIGTPVSYVMIGLNNIMRATGYPRKAMLSSMLTVGCNVVFAPLFIFWLEWGMRGAALATILSQFVGMIWVLHHFCSRSSYIRFQKRRLRLKKKIILNVFSIGMSPFVMNVCACCITIFINSSLLKYGGDLSIGAFGILNRIQMLFVMIVMGITMGMQPITGYNYGAGHYQRVRQTLRLGMTAAVIITTCGFAIGELFPRVFVGMFTTNDELTRQATVAVRFGVAAFAVVGAQIVITQFFQSIGKAKISIFLSLSRQLLFLLPGLALLPLAYGLDGVWLSMPVSDFLAFIVAVLMLGHHYRTKMSVGN, encoded by the coding sequence ATGAACGCAAACAATCCGCACGTGCTGGGAGAAGCACCTATAGGGAAACTGCTGTGGCAATACTCCATCCCCGCCATCATCGGCATGACACTGACCTCATTGTACAACATCATCGACAGTATTTTCATCGGCCACGGCGTGGGTGCCCTTGCCATCACCGCCCTTGCCATCAACTTCCCGCTGATGAACCTGCTGATAGCCTTCAGCACACTGGTAGGCGTGGGAGGCGCCACGCTCTCATCCATCCGTCTGGGGCAAAAAGACGTGCAGGGAGCCGAAGACATCCTGGGCAATGTCACCATCCTGTGCGTGGTCAATGCCGTCGTGTTCGGAAGCATCTCGCTCATCTTCCTCGACCCCATCCTGTACTTCTTCGGCGCCACCGAAGCCACCATCGGCTACGCACGCCAGTTTATGCAAGTCATCCTGATAGGCACGCCCGTATCGTACGTGATGATCGGACTGAACAACATCATGCGCGCCACGGGCTATCCGCGGAAAGCGATGCTCTCGTCGATGCTCACCGTAGGGTGTAACGTCGTCTTCGCGCCGCTCTTCATCTTCTGGCTCGAATGGGGGATGCGGGGTGCCGCACTGGCGACCATCCTCTCGCAGTTCGTCGGCATGATATGGGTGCTTCACCACTTCTGCAGCCGGTCCAGCTACATCCGGTTCCAAAAACGGCGCCTTCGGCTGAAGAAAAAAATCATCCTCAACGTGTTCAGCATCGGCATGTCGCCCTTCGTAATGAACGTGTGCGCCTGCTGCATCACCATCTTCATCAACAGCAGCCTGCTGAAATACGGAGGCGACCTCTCCATCGGCGCATTCGGCATCCTGAACCGCATCCAGATGCTCTTTGTGATGATTGTAATGGGTATCACGATGGGGATGCAGCCCATCACCGGATACAATTACGGGGCAGGACATTACCAGCGCGTGCGGCAGACACTAAGGCTGGGAATGACCGCCGCCGTTATCATCACCACCTGCGGCTTTGCCATCGGCGAACTGTTTCCGCGTGTGTTCGTAGGAATGTTCACCACCAATGACGAGCTGACCCGCCAAGCCACCGTAGCGGTACGCTTCGGAGTAGCCGCCTTTGCCGTGGTGGGTGCGCAGATTGTCATCACCCAGTTCTTCCAGTCTATCGGGAAAGCCAAAATCTCCATCTTCCTCTCCCTCTCGCGCCAGCTGCTGTTCCTTCTTCCGGGACTTGCCCTGCTGCCCCTTGCCTACGGATTGGACGGCGTATGGCTCAGCATGCCCGTGTCCGACTTTCTTGCCTTCATCGTGGCAGTACTGATGCTCGGACACCATTACCGCACGAAGATGAGCGTCGGCAACTGA
- the ettA gene encoding energy-dependent translational throttle protein EttA, which produces MADDKKIIFSMVGVSKSFQNNKQVLKDIYLSFFYGAKIGIIGLNGAGKSTLLKIIAGLDKNYQGEVVFSPGYSVGYLAQEPHLDDTKTVKEVVMEGVQETVDALAEYEEINQKFGLPEYYEDPEKMDALFARQAELQDIIDSTDAWNLDSKLERAMDALRCPPEDQPVKNLSGGERRRVALCRLLLQKPDILLLDEPTNHLDAESIDWLEQHLQQYEGTVIAVTHDRYFLDHVAGWILELDRGEGIPWKGNYSSWLEQKTKRMEMEEKVASKRRKTLERELEWVRMAPKARQAKGKARLNSYDKLLNEDVKEKEEKLEIFIPNGPRLGNKVIEAKHVAKAYGDKLLFDDLNFMLPPNGIVGVIGPNGAGKTTLFRLIMGIEKPDKGDFEVGETVKVAYVDQQHKDIDPNKTVYQVISGGNDLLRMGNRDVNARAYLSRFNFSGADQEKLCGMLSGGERNRLHLAMALKEEGNVLLLDEPTNDIDVNTLRALEEGLEDFAGCAVVISHDRWFLDRICTHILAFEGNSEVFFFEGSYTEYEENKMKRMGNVEPKRVRYRKLMED; this is translated from the coding sequence ATGGCAGACGATAAAAAAATTATCTTTTCGATGGTCGGAGTGAGCAAGTCATTCCAGAACAACAAACAGGTATTGAAAGACATCTACCTATCCTTTTTCTATGGAGCGAAAATCGGCATCATCGGTTTGAACGGAGCCGGTAAGTCTACGTTGCTGAAGATTATCGCCGGACTGGACAAGAATTATCAGGGCGAAGTAGTGTTCTCGCCGGGCTACTCGGTAGGCTATCTGGCGCAGGAACCTCATCTGGACGATACGAAAACGGTGAAGGAAGTCGTGATGGAAGGCGTGCAGGAAACCGTAGACGCGCTTGCCGAATACGAGGAAATCAACCAGAAGTTCGGCTTGCCCGAGTATTACGAGGACCCCGAGAAAATGGATGCCCTCTTTGCCCGTCAGGCGGAACTGCAGGACATCATCGACTCTACCGATGCGTGGAACCTCGACTCCAAGCTGGAGCGCGCGATGGACGCCTTGCGCTGCCCGCCCGAAGACCAGCCGGTGAAGAACCTTTCGGGAGGCGAACGCCGCCGGGTGGCGCTGTGCCGCCTGCTGCTCCAGAAGCCCGACATCCTCTTGCTGGACGAACCTACCAACCACCTGGATGCCGAAAGCATCGACTGGCTGGAACAACACCTCCAGCAATACGAAGGAACGGTGATTGCCGTGACGCACGACCGCTATTTTCTCGACCACGTGGCAGGCTGGATTCTGGAGCTGGACCGTGGCGAAGGCATCCCCTGGAAAGGAAACTATTCCAGCTGGCTGGAGCAGAAGACCAAGCGCATGGAGATGGAAGAGAAAGTGGCAAGCAAGCGCCGCAAGACCCTGGAACGCGAGTTGGAATGGGTGCGCATGGCGCCCAAGGCACGTCAGGCGAAAGGCAAGGCACGTCTCAACTCGTACGACAAGTTATTGAACGAAGACGTGAAGGAGAAAGAAGAAAAGCTCGAAATCTTCATCCCGAACGGCCCCCGTCTGGGAAATAAGGTAATCGAGGCGAAACACGTGGCAAAAGCTTACGGCGACAAGCTGCTCTTCGACGACCTCAACTTCATGCTTCCCCCCAACGGCATTGTGGGCGTCATCGGTCCCAACGGTGCCGGAAAAACCACCCTGTTCCGCCTGATTATGGGCATTGAGAAGCCCGACAAAGGCGACTTCGAAGTGGGCGAAACCGTAAAGGTTGCCTACGTGGACCAGCAGCACAAAGACATCGACCCGAACAAGACCGTATACCAGGTTATCAGCGGAGGCAACGACTTGCTCCGCATGGGCAACCGCGACGTGAACGCCCGTGCCTACCTGAGCCGGTTCAATTTCTCGGGTGCCGACCAGGAAAAGCTCTGCGGCATGCTTTCGGGAGGCGAGCGCAACCGCCTGCACCTCGCCATGGCGCTGAAGGAAGAAGGCAACGTATTGCTCCTGGACGAGCCTACCAACGACATCGACGTCAACACCCTGCGTGCGCTGGAAGAAGGTTTGGAAGACTTTGCCGGATGTGCCGTAGTAATCAGCCACGACCGCTGGTTCCTCGACCGTATCTGCACCCACATCCTGGCGTTTGAAGGAAACAGCGAGGTGTTCTTCTTCGAAGGCTCGTACACCGAATACGAGGAAAACAAGATGAAGCGCATGGGCAATGTAGAGCCGAAGCGCGTGCGTTACCGGAAACTGATGGAAGACTGA
- a CDS encoding HAD family hydrolase: MDKTKCIAALFDFDGVVMDTEPQYTVFWDAVGKKYHPEYEAFGKIIKGQTLSQIFSRYFAGMEKEQAEITEDLNRYEAEMKYEYVPGVTGFMRELREQGVKTAIVTSSNGQKMRSVYAVHPELKELVGRILTAEMFTRSKPAPDCFLLGAQVLGTVPENCVVFEDSFHGLEAGNAAGMAVVGLSTTNPAEAIRDKCRVVIPDFTLFSYEKMKSLLNSLK, encoded by the coding sequence ATGGATAAAACCAAATGTATAGCCGCTCTTTTCGATTTCGACGGGGTGGTGATGGACACCGAGCCGCAATATACCGTCTTCTGGGATGCGGTGGGGAAGAAGTATCATCCGGAGTACGAGGCTTTCGGCAAGATAATCAAGGGGCAGACCTTGAGCCAGATTTTCAGCCGTTATTTTGCCGGGATGGAGAAAGAGCAGGCGGAAATTACGGAAGATTTGAACCGCTATGAGGCAGAGATGAAGTATGAATACGTGCCGGGAGTGACCGGTTTCATGCGTGAGCTGCGTGAGCAGGGAGTGAAGACGGCGATTGTGACCAGCTCGAACGGACAGAAGATGCGGAGCGTGTATGCCGTGCATCCGGAACTGAAGGAACTGGTCGGGCGAATCCTGACGGCGGAGATGTTCACCCGCTCGAAACCAGCCCCCGACTGCTTCCTGCTGGGGGCGCAGGTGCTGGGGACGGTACCGGAGAACTGTGTGGTGTTCGAAGACTCGTTTCATGGGCTGGAAGCGGGAAATGCCGCCGGAATGGCGGTGGTAGGGCTGAGCACGACGAATCCCGCTGAGGCAATCCGTGATAAATGCCGGGTGGTTATCCCCGATTTCACCTTGTTCAGCTACGAAAAGATGAAAAGCTTGCTTAACTCGTTGAAATGA
- a CDS encoding histidine phosphatase family protein, with protein sequence MLTIYLARHGQTEENLSRIFQGHLPGHLTEEGKRQAIALGKALENIPLDAIVSSDLQRVADTVRLAVGSRDLPWEKNALFREVDWGSWTGMSINSVDRSCFPKDAETPAMLYARAGKCIDYLKQHCEGKSVLVVAHGQINRNIIAQARGIPLGRLKEIPLMKNGTTIQLTINN encoded by the coding sequence ATGTTGACTATATACCTCGCCCGCCACGGGCAGACAGAAGAAAACCTGAGCCGGATATTCCAAGGGCATTTGCCCGGACACCTCACCGAAGAAGGGAAGCGGCAGGCCATAGCCTTGGGAAAGGCCTTGGAAAACATTCCGTTGGATGCCATTGTCAGCAGCGACCTGCAACGGGTGGCAGATACGGTACGCCTTGCGGTAGGCAGCCGGGATTTGCCCTGGGAAAAGAATGCCCTGTTCCGCGAAGTGGACTGGGGGAGCTGGACGGGGATGTCGATAAACAGTGTCGACCGTTCCTGTTTCCCGAAAGACGCCGAAACCCCCGCCATGCTTTACGCACGCGCAGGCAAGTGCATCGACTATCTGAAGCAGCATTGCGAGGGCAAGTCGGTGCTGGTGGTTGCCCACGGGCAGATAAACCGGAACATCATTGCGCAGGCTCGGGGGATTCCCCTCGGCCGCCTGAAGGAAATACCGCTGATGAAGAACGGGACAACAATTCAATTAACAATTAATAATTAA
- the panB gene encoding 3-methyl-2-oxobutanoate hydroxymethyltransferase, with the protein MAGYLVSDTRKVTTHRLMEMKERGEKISMLTSYDYTTARIVDEAGVDAILVGDSASNVMAGNVTTLPITVDQMIYHARSVVRGVKRALVVVDMPFGSYQADPFDGVRNAMRMMKETGADALKLEGGEEVIEAIRKIIGAGVPVMGHLGLMPQSINKYGTYGVRAKGDAEADKLLRDAKLLEEAGCFGLVLEKIPAALAQQVTESLHIPVIGIGAGGATDGQVLVVADMLGMTKGFSPKFLRRYADLNAVMTDAIGQYVTDVKSGGFPNESEQY; encoded by the coding sequence ATGGCTGGATATTTAGTTAGTGACACTCGGAAGGTGACCACCCACCGCTTGATGGAAATGAAAGAAAGAGGTGAGAAAATTTCAATGCTGACTTCGTACGACTATACCACGGCACGCATCGTGGACGAAGCCGGGGTGGATGCGATATTGGTTGGCGACTCGGCATCGAACGTAATGGCAGGCAATGTGACGACGTTGCCCATTACGGTCGACCAGATGATTTACCATGCCCGTTCGGTCGTCCGGGGCGTGAAGCGTGCGCTGGTGGTGGTGGATATGCCGTTCGGCTCGTATCAGGCAGACCCGTTCGACGGGGTGCGCAACGCCATGCGGATGATGAAGGAGACGGGTGCCGATGCGCTGAAGCTGGAAGGCGGAGAAGAAGTGATAGAGGCTATCCGCAAGATAATCGGGGCGGGTGTCCCGGTGATGGGTCATCTGGGCCTGATGCCGCAATCCATCAACAAGTATGGTACGTATGGTGTGCGTGCCAAGGGCGATGCCGAAGCCGATAAGCTGTTGCGCGACGCGAAATTGTTGGAAGAAGCCGGCTGCTTCGGGCTGGTATTGGAAAAGATTCCGGCTGCATTGGCACAGCAGGTGACCGAATCCTTGCATATCCCCGTCATCGGCATAGGTGCCGGAGGAGCTACAGACGGTCAGGTGCTGGTGGTGGCTGATATGTTGGGCATGACCAAAGGCTTCAGCCCGAAGTTCCTGCGCCGGTATGCCGACCTGAATGCGGTGATGACCGATGCCATCGGACAATATGTGACGGATGTGAAGTCGGGCGGTTTCCCGAACGAGTCGGAACAATATTAA
- a CDS encoding MFS transporter → MLWNKNFTLLAAANVFFHAAVYMQFPVLHRWMTNVWGYTGVEAACMAVVFGLSLFIPGVFNSYLVDTFSRKQVCIRSMIVLGLATLAYPWTSATWQIVALRVLQGSAFGIALMATGSTLAIDVAPSHQRDGANRAFTWSGIAGMLAGVVIGLAGMQHVAFTQLVSASACLLAVAMVLIGYVKISFRAPLDLPLCSSDRFLLFRAVPPGINMMAVPLVIGMLFVSVSDFSFYLCTGLGFLLYLLVRESVRRQVDGRIQVGAGQLLMIAGLMALHHPEGVYPLYIGGCLIGLGTGFSIGQFLQMMILLPLHCERGTGYHTYRLSWELAWACGIFLGVYLQSQGKGLFGAEILIAVAGLLLYQAFTYRYFKRHYQKH, encoded by the coding sequence ATGCTGTGGAATAAAAACTTTACTTTGCTTGCAGCGGCAAATGTGTTTTTTCATGCCGCCGTATACATGCAGTTTCCTGTCCTGCACCGGTGGATGACGAATGTCTGGGGATATACAGGAGTGGAAGCGGCGTGCATGGCGGTAGTGTTCGGCTTGTCCCTGTTCATTCCGGGAGTGTTCAACAGTTATCTGGTCGATACATTCAGCCGGAAACAGGTATGCATACGGAGCATGATTGTGTTAGGTCTGGCGACGCTGGCTTATCCGTGGACCTCGGCAACATGGCAGATTGTCGCTTTGCGCGTCTTGCAGGGGAGTGCGTTCGGAATCGCTTTGATGGCTACCGGAAGCACATTGGCGATAGATGTGGCTCCCAGCCATCAGCGGGACGGAGCGAACCGGGCTTTTACATGGTCGGGCATCGCGGGCATGTTGGCGGGTGTTGTGATTGGCTTGGCGGGGATGCAGCATGTGGCTTTCACGCAGCTGGTAAGTGCTTCGGCGTGCTTGCTGGCGGTGGCTATGGTGCTAATCGGGTATGTGAAAATCAGTTTCCGCGCCCCTTTGGATTTGCCCCTGTGCTCGTCCGACCGTTTCTTGCTTTTCCGTGCGGTCCCTCCGGGCATCAATATGATGGCGGTTCCGTTGGTGATAGGCATGCTTTTTGTTTCGGTTTCCGATTTTTCCTTTTATCTTTGCACAGGGCTTGGCTTCCTGCTCTATCTGTTGGTGAGGGAGAGCGTAAGGCGGCAGGTCGACGGGCGGATTCAAGTTGGGGCGGGGCAATTGCTGATGATTGCCGGACTGATGGCATTGCATCATCCTGAGGGCGTTTATCCCCTCTATATAGGCGGATGCCTGATAGGCTTAGGCACGGGATTTTCCATCGGCCAGTTCCTCCAGATGATGATTTTGCTCCCCTTGCATTGCGAGCGCGGGACGGGTTATCACACATACCGCTTGTCGTGGGAATTGGCGTGGGCGTGCGGCATCTTCTTGGGCGTGTATCTGCAAAGCCAGGGCAAAGGCTTGTTTGGGGCGGAAATACTGATAGCCGTGGCAGGGCTTTTGCTGTATCAGGCATTCACGTACCGTTATTTCAAGAGACATTATCAGAAACATTAA